A genomic region of Anaerolineales bacterium contains the following coding sequences:
- a CDS encoding zinc ribbon domain-containing protein — protein sequence MKTKLYHGDLDAEEMAVTLANFFNRGGLTAQSSVRGETAYVRITTREARGSGGRTSLAVALAQRGERVEASVGEQSMLGLAGSLGASALLAWLNPLNLLGRLDDIAADIENLTLEDQVWKLLDRMAANGGASTQLARRLQRMACSYCNTANAVGAGRCVACGAPLGDVQPSGCPQCGFVVLAGEKQCPNCGQKLR from the coding sequence ATGAAAACAAAACTTTATCACGGCGATTTGGATGCCGAAGAAATGGCGGTAACCCTGGCCAATTTCTTCAACCGCGGCGGGCTGACGGCGCAGTCTTCCGTGCGCGGTGAAACGGCCTATGTGCGCATCACTACGCGTGAGGCACGTGGCAGCGGCGGGCGCACCAGCCTGGCAGTGGCGCTGGCGCAACGCGGCGAGCGCGTCGAAGCCAGTGTGGGCGAGCAGTCGATGCTGGGGCTGGCCGGCAGCCTGGGCGCCAGCGCCTTGCTGGCCTGGCTGAACCCGCTGAACTTGCTCGGCCGCCTGGATGACATCGCCGCGGATATTGAGAACCTGACCCTGGAAGACCAGGTATGGAAGCTGCTCGACCGCATGGCTGCCAACGGCGGCGCCAGCACGCAGTTGGCGCGGCGGCTGCAGCGCATGGCGTGCAGCTACTGCAACACCGCCAACGCAGTGGGCGCGGGCCGCTGCGTGGCGTGCGGCGCCCCCCTGGGCGACGTGCAGCCCAGCGGCTGCCCGCAGTGCGGTTTTGTGGTGTTGGCGGGGGAAAAGCAATGCCCGAATTGCGGGCAGAAGCTCAGATAA
- the rsmD gene encoding 16S rRNA (guanine(966)-N(2))-methyltransferase RsmD: protein MAAPRIIAGSARGVRLKSVPGDGTRPITDRAKESLFNILRPDLAGGAFLDLFAGTGSVGIEALSQGAGFARLLDNSRAAVETIYSNLITTKLQARGEVRQTDSFAYLAMPPDRPFDYAFIAPPQFHDLWTRALLALDANPGWLVEDAWVIVQIDPTEYAAVELQNLAEFDQRKYGNVLLVFYEKLQSETVD, encoded by the coding sequence ATGGCCGCGCCGCGCATCATCGCTGGCAGCGCCCGGGGCGTGCGCCTCAAGTCTGTGCCCGGCGATGGCACCCGCCCGATCACCGATCGCGCCAAAGAGTCGCTCTTCAACATCCTGCGCCCCGATCTAGCCGGCGGAGCGTTCTTGGATCTGTTTGCTGGCACGGGTTCCGTAGGCATCGAGGCGCTCAGCCAGGGCGCCGGGTTTGCGCGCCTGCTCGATAACAGCCGCGCCGCCGTCGAAACCATCTACAGCAATCTGATCACCACCAAACTGCAAGCGCGCGGCGAAGTGCGCCAGACGGATAGCTTCGCCTACCTGGCCATGCCGCCCGATCGCCCGTTTGACTATGCCTTCATTGCTCCGCCGCAATTTCATGACCTGTGGACGCGTGCGCTGCTGGCGCTGGATGCGAATCCAGGTTGGCTGGTGGAAGATGCCTGGGTGATCGTACAGATCGACCCTACCGAATATGCCGCAGTTGAGTTGCAAAACCTGGCAGAGTTTGACCAGCGCAAGTATGGGAATGTGCTGTTGGTCTTCTACGAAAAGCTGCAATCAGAAACAGTCGATTAA
- a CDS encoding acyl-CoA thioesterase → MTNPQPVSASRITISQLMQPDDANILGNVHGGHIMKLVDEAGALACMKHSRQRVVTVAVDRMTFQHPIRIGDLIIIHAEVSYVGSTSMEAEVSVYAENPTTGESWHTNTAYLVYVALDEQGKPVRVPPLEAETDFQRQRMQQGAARQTYRLEQAKQERSNFGK, encoded by the coding sequence ATGACTAATCCCCAACCCGTCTCCGCCTCGCGCATCACCATCTCCCAGCTCATGCAGCCGGACGATGCCAATATCCTCGGCAACGTGCACGGTGGCCATATCATGAAGCTGGTGGACGAGGCCGGCGCCCTGGCCTGCATGAAGCACAGCCGCCAGCGCGTCGTCACCGTGGCGGTGGACCGCATGACCTTCCAGCACCCCATCCGCATCGGGGATCTCATCATCATCCATGCCGAGGTCAGTTACGTCGGCAGCACCTCAATGGAAGCCGAGGTCTCCGTCTATGCCGAGAACCCCACCACGGGCGAGAGCTGGCACACCAACACCGCCTACCTTGTATATGTAGCGCTGGATGAGCAGGGCAAGCCGGTGCGCGTGCCGCCCCTCGAGGCCGAGACCGACTTTCAGCGCCAGCGCATGCAGCAGGGCGCCGCCCGCCAGACCTACCGCCTGGAGCAGGCCAAGCAAGAACGCTCCAACTTCGGCAAGTAG
- a CDS encoding VanW family protein, whose protein sequence is MSSATFPQSYSPAPPRFVAQAAAALALAAGLLALTAFVFSAVFGLMYLGRVYPGVSVGGVDIGGMRRTEATGYLAQQLSYPLSGQVTLTYGDQSWTYSPAQLGLVLDAEASAQAAYAFGRSWLPWENVAEKVQSLRAGAQLAPRLIFSGDQAQSTLQSLAAQFNRPTLEAQLSVNGLDVQVQPGQVGLTLDTERTAAFLAATLLDMRNVSVPLAVVESPPRILDVSQQAEIARNILSQPLVLSAGGQYEKNPGPWTLAPEQLAGMLSIERVESAEGAHYQVGLESSELASILLPLSADVAASPRNARFVFNDETREIELYKSAIIGRNLHVQNSIDYINAKLAEGAHEIELQYTLTQPEVQDDAKAADLGLRELVAEQTTYFYGSSPERIQNIVTAAERFHGLLVPPGAIFSMVDNIGDISLDSGFAEALIIFGGRTIQGVGGGVCQVSTTLFRTVFFGGFPIVERWAHAYRVSYYEYNAAVQRDPKLVGLDATVYAPVVDFKFQNDTDSWLLMETYVNPTVRTITWKFYSTADGRSIEWDTSGPRDIVPAPDDKYEENGEFSAGQIKQVDYAADGATVRVTRTVYRNGEIIDEDVITTKYQPWAAVYQYGPGTPGMPPDADNGDE, encoded by the coding sequence ATGTCCAGCGCTACCTTCCCGCAGTCGTACAGCCCTGCCCCGCCGCGCTTCGTAGCGCAGGCGGCCGCCGCTTTGGCGCTGGCCGCCGGGCTACTGGCGCTGACTGCCTTCGTGTTCTCGGCGGTGTTTGGGCTCATGTACCTGGGCCGCGTGTACCCCGGCGTGAGCGTGGGCGGTGTGGACATCGGCGGCATGCGCCGCACCGAGGCAACCGGCTACCTGGCGCAACAACTCAGCTACCCGCTGAGCGGCCAGGTGACGCTGACCTATGGCGACCAAAGCTGGACCTATAGCCCGGCACAACTGGGCCTAGTGCTGGACGCCGAAGCCAGCGCCCAGGCGGCCTACGCCTTTGGCCGCAGTTGGCTGCCCTGGGAGAACGTTGCCGAGAAAGTGCAATCGCTGCGGGCTGGGGCGCAGTTAGCGCCGCGGCTGATCTTCAGCGGCGATCAGGCGCAAAGCACCCTGCAAAGCCTGGCAGCGCAATTCAACCGCCCCACCCTGGAAGCACAGCTCAGCGTGAACGGGCTGGATGTGCAGGTGCAGCCCGGCCAGGTGGGCCTGACGCTGGATACCGAACGCACCGCCGCCTTCCTGGCGGCGACGCTGCTGGACATGCGCAACGTGAGCGTGCCGCTGGCCGTGGTGGAAAGCCCACCGCGCATTCTTGATGTCAGCCAGCAGGCCGAGATCGCCCGCAACATTCTCAGCCAGCCGCTCGTGCTGTCCGCCGGCGGCCAATACGAGAAGAACCCCGGCCCGTGGACGCTGGCGCCGGAGCAGTTGGCCGGCATGCTCAGCATCGAGCGCGTCGAAAGCGCAGAGGGCGCCCACTACCAAGTGGGCCTCGAATCGAGCGAGCTGGCCTCGATCCTGCTGCCACTCTCGGCGGATGTTGCCGCCAGCCCGCGCAACGCGCGCTTCGTCTTCAATGATGAGACCCGCGAAATAGAGCTATACAAATCCGCCATCATCGGCCGCAACCTGCATGTGCAAAATAGCATCGATTACATCAACGCCAAGCTGGCCGAAGGCGCACACGAGATCGAGCTGCAATACACCCTGACCCAGCCCGAGGTGCAAGACGATGCCAAGGCCGCCGATCTCGGGCTGCGCGAGTTGGTGGCCGAGCAGACCACCTACTTCTATGGCTCCAGCCCGGAGCGTATTCAAAACATCGTCACCGCCGCCGAGCGCTTTCACGGCCTGCTGGTGCCGCCCGGCGCGATCTTCTCCATGGTCGATAACATCGGCGATATCAGCCTCGATTCGGGCTTTGCCGAGGCGCTGATCATTTTTGGTGGGCGCACGATCCAAGGCGTGGGCGGCGGGGTGTGCCAGGTGAGCACCACCCTGTTTCGCACGGTGTTCTTTGGCGGCTTCCCGATCGTCGAGCGCTGGGCGCATGCCTACCGCGTGAGCTACTACGAGTACAATGCCGCCGTGCAGCGCGATCCCAAGCTGGTCGGGCTGGACGCCACCGTGTATGCACCGGTGGTGGACTTCAAGTTCCAGAACGATACGGATAGCTGGCTGCTGATGGAAACCTACGTCAATCCAACGGTGCGCACGATCACCTGGAAGTTCTATTCCACTGCGGATGGCCGCAGCATTGAATGGGATACGAGCGGCCCGCGTGACATCGTGCCTGCTCCGGATGATAAGTATGAAGAGAACGGCGAGTTCTCTGCCGGACAGATTAAGCAAGTAGACTATGCAGCAGACGGGGCGACTGTGCGCGTCACCCGCACGGTGTATCGCAACGGAGAAATCATTGACGAAGATGTCATCACCACCAAGTACCAGCCCTGGGCGGCCGTCTACCAATACGGCCCCGGCACGCCGGGCATGCCGCCCGACGCGGATAACGGAGACGAATGA
- the murA gene encoding UDP-N-acetylglucosamine 1-carboxyvinyltransferase → MNTWVIEGGEPLRGEIKVSGAKNSITKLLVASLLSEQPSHFSNVPNIGDRDITQEMCAAVGATFSSTNGHSLQVSTPTISTNHISKELGGRNRLAIMLMGPLLHRTGKAIIPAAAGGDQIGPRPVDFHLQGVQQMGASVETKDGNYIIQADRLRGAEITLDYPSVTSTENLLMAASMAKGRTIIQNAAIEPEVVDLVSYLQKMGAIIDYQVDRTFVVEGVDTLSGASHRLLPDRIVAASLGAAAVATGGDVFVRNASQPDMLTFLNTLRRVGGKFEVQEDGIRFYADGPLKAIHLETSVHPGFMTDWQSPFLLLLTQAEGMSVVHETVFEDRFGYVKALQDMGAEIALYDSCMGHRCRFAASSYKHSAVIKGPSKLRSAEVTVPDLRAGFTYLIAAIMAAGQSRVHGIEHITRGYENLESSLRNLGARIQAVQ, encoded by the coding sequence ATGAACACCTGGGTGATTGAAGGTGGCGAACCGCTGCGCGGCGAGATCAAGGTCAGCGGCGCTAAGAATTCGATTACCAAGTTGCTGGTGGCTTCGCTGCTCAGTGAGCAGCCCAGCCACTTCAGCAACGTGCCGAACATTGGCGACCGTGACATTACGCAAGAGATGTGCGCGGCGGTAGGCGCGACCTTCAGCAGCACCAACGGCCACAGCCTGCAGGTCAGCACGCCCACGATCAGCACCAACCATATCAGCAAGGAGCTGGGCGGGCGCAACCGCCTGGCAATCATGCTGATGGGCCCGCTGCTGCACCGCACTGGCAAGGCGATCATTCCGGCGGCCGCCGGCGGCGACCAGATCGGCCCGCGCCCGGTGGATTTTCACCTGCAGGGCGTGCAACAGATGGGCGCCAGCGTGGAAACCAAGGATGGCAACTACATCATCCAGGCGGATCGCCTGCGCGGCGCCGAGATCACGCTCGATTACCCCAGCGTGACCAGCACCGAAAATCTGCTGATGGCGGCCAGCATGGCCAAAGGGCGCACCATCATCCAAAACGCTGCCATCGAGCCGGAAGTGGTGGACTTGGTGAGCTATCTGCAAAAGATGGGCGCCATTATTGATTATCAGGTTGACCGCACCTTCGTTGTCGAGGGGGTAGACACGCTCAGTGGCGCCAGCCACCGCCTGCTGCCAGACCGCATCGTGGCCGCCTCGCTGGGCGCGGCAGCCGTGGCCACTGGCGGCGATGTGTTCGTGCGCAACGCCAGCCAGCCAGATATGCTCACCTTCCTGAACACGCTGCGCCGCGTAGGCGGCAAGTTTGAAGTACAGGAAGACGGCATTCGCTTCTATGCGGATGGGCCGCTCAAAGCCATCCACCTGGAAACCAGCGTACATCCCGGCTTCATGACCGATTGGCAATCACCCTTCCTGTTGCTGCTCACTCAAGCGGAGGGCATGTCCGTAGTGCACGAAACCGTATTCGAAGATCGCTTCGGCTACGTCAAAGCGCTGCAAGATATGGGCGCTGAGATTGCGCTGTACGACAGCTGCATGGGCCACCGTTGCCGCTTTGCCGCAAGTAGCTACAAGCACAGCGCGGTGATCAAAGGCCCCAGCAAGCTACGCTCGGCAGAGGTGACCGTGCCTGATCTGCGCGCCGGCTTCACCTATCTGATTGCCGCCATTATGGCCGCAGGCCAATCGCGCGTGCACGGTATTGAGCACATCACGCGCGGCTACGAGAATTTGGAAAGCAGCCTGCGCAATCTTGGGGCGCGCATTCAGGCTGTACAATAG
- a CDS encoding HEAT repeat domain-containing protein, whose protein sequence is MTTLAERMADLLSGDVERAEAAAAALPADNAEAAFTALLPLLQDKNEDTRWWAVRGLAGFNTPAASEQLTAALGDASPSVQQCAALALSQRIWPACVAPLAALLASRDGLLARIAGDALVAQAGEAVPALIAVLEGQSSPSARVEAARALALIGDTRAIPALFKLLDSESALLEHWASEGLQKMGVGIAFFTP, encoded by the coding sequence GTGACCACGCTGGCAGAGCGGATGGCTGACCTCCTGAGCGGTGATGTTGAGCGCGCCGAGGCAGCCGCCGCGGCCTTGCCCGCTGATAATGCAGAGGCGGCCTTCACCGCCCTGCTCCCACTACTTCAAGACAAAAACGAAGACACGCGCTGGTGGGCCGTACGCGGCTTGGCGGGCTTCAATACGCCTGCCGCCAGTGAGCAGCTCACTGCCGCGTTGGGCGATGCCAGCCCCAGCGTGCAACAGTGTGCCGCGCTAGCACTCAGCCAACGCATCTGGCCTGCTTGCGTAGCGCCGCTGGCCGCCTTGCTCGCCAGCCGAGATGGCCTGCTGGCACGCATCGCAGGCGACGCGCTAGTAGCGCAGGCTGGCGAAGCCGTGCCAGCCCTCATTGCTGTGCTGGAGGGCCAGAGCAGCCCATCCGCCCGCGTGGAGGCCGCCCGCGCCCTGGCGCTAATTGGCGATACGCGCGCCATCCCCGCGCTGTTCAAACTGCTCGACAGCGAATCTGCGTTGCTAGAGCACTGGGCCAGCGAAGGCCTGCAAAAGATGGGCGTAGGCATAGCCTTCTTCACGCCGTAG
- a CDS encoding aldo/keto reductase, producing MNTLLRLVDDIHIPQMGFGTWELKDPYQATLDALKVGYRHIDTADYYHNHVEVGLAMKASGVPRDEIFLVTKLYGRTLEPKNVAPAIDRFLKELDAEQIDLLLVHWLAGVPAEDSLLAMDKAHAAGKVRTLGVSNFEVDDMQAALATGLPVCNNQIEYNLEVRPDDVADFCLANDVTVTAYSPIRVSGGAKTRALVTKLAEQYRCTAEQVILAWLMAKGFIVIPRSNNPKHIESNFRSLQVTLTKEDVAALNASA from the coding sequence ATGAATACGCTGCTGCGCTTAGTGGATGACATTCACATTCCACAAATGGGCTTTGGCACCTGGGAACTCAAAGACCCTTACCAGGCCACGCTAGATGCCCTCAAGGTTGGCTACCGCCATATTGACACCGCCGACTATTATCACAATCACGTCGAAGTAGGCCTGGCGATGAAGGCCAGCGGCGTGCCGCGTGACGAGATTTTCTTAGTCACCAAGCTATACGGCCGTACGCTGGAACCGAAGAACGTTGCGCCGGCGATCGATCGCTTCCTCAAAGAGCTGGACGCCGAGCAGATCGACCTGCTGCTCGTTCACTGGCTGGCTGGCGTACCCGCCGAAGACAGCTTGCTGGCGATGGACAAAGCCCACGCCGCCGGCAAAGTGCGTACCCTCGGCGTCTCGAACTTCGAAGTGGACGATATGCAAGCCGCGCTGGCTACTGGGTTGCCGGTGTGCAACAACCAAATCGAATACAACTTGGAAGTACGCCCGGACGATGTGGCTGATTTCTGTCTGGCCAATGACGTCACCGTCACTGCCTATAGCCCTATAAGGGTAAGCGGTGGCGCCAAAACGCGCGCGCTGGTAACCAAGCTGGCAGAGCAATACCGCTGCACCGCCGAGCAAGTCATTCTCGCCTGGCTGATGGCCAAAGGCTTTATCGTCATCCCGCGTTCCAACAATCCCAAACACATTGAAAGCAACTTCCGCTCACTGCAAGTGACCCTCACCAAGGAGGATGTGGCCGCGCTGAATGCCAGCGCCTAG
- a CDS encoding aldo/keto reductase, with protein MMLKTIALTADIQIPQLGFGTSQLKEAAQASILHALHSGYRHIDTADMYGTHAAVGAALRESGVPRSEVFITTKLWSHSVAVDKVAPAVDRFLDELQMDYVDLLLIHWPSEEAEPEETLPAMQAVLAAGKARALGVSNYGVDLLQRALATGVQVVNNQIKYNLETRPDDVVAFCKANGITVTAYSPIKALGDEKTQQTVQALSSQYGCSPQQLALAWLLAKGLIPIPRSTKPENIEANFAAQDITLSAEDIASLDAAA; from the coding sequence ATGATGCTCAAAACCATTGCACTCACCGCGGATATCCAAATTCCGCAGCTCGGCTTCGGCACCTCGCAGCTCAAGGAGGCCGCCCAGGCCAGTATCCTGCATGCGCTGCACAGCGGCTACCGCCACATCGATACCGCCGACATGTACGGCACGCACGCTGCGGTGGGCGCGGCATTGCGCGAGAGCGGCGTGCCGCGCAGCGAGGTGTTCATCACTACGAAACTATGGAGCCACTCGGTCGCCGTAGACAAAGTTGCCCCCGCCGTCGATCGCTTCCTCGATGAGTTGCAGATGGACTATGTAGACTTGCTGCTCATCCACTGGCCCAGCGAAGAAGCCGAGCCTGAAGAGACCCTGCCCGCCATGCAAGCCGTGCTGGCGGCGGGCAAAGCGCGCGCATTAGGAGTTTCCAACTACGGCGTGGACCTGCTGCAGCGTGCCCTGGCTACCGGGGTGCAGGTGGTCAACAATCAAATTAAGTACAACCTGGAGACCCGCCCAGACGATGTAGTGGCGTTTTGCAAAGCCAACGGCATCACCGTCACTGCTTACAGCCCCATCAAGGCCTTAGGGGATGAGAAAACACAGCAAACGGTACAGGCGCTAAGCAGCCAGTACGGCTGCAGCCCGCAGCAGCTAGCTTTGGCCTGGCTGCTGGCCAAGGGCCTTATTCCCATCCCACGCTCGACTAAGCCTGAGAACATTGAAGCCAACTTCGCCGCCCAAGACATCACCCTCAGCGCCGAAGACATTGCTTCACTGGATGCGGCAGCATAG
- a CDS encoding EamA family transporter: MSQSWVFWAFLSALFAAATSLLGKLGISGISSDVGAFVRTLVVVPAMAMVLWATGQFSQTQEWTPRNLILLALSGLATAASWLAFYRALSTGQAAQVVSVDKLSVVFVALFGVVLLGEKLTTLNWLGIVLVAAGTFLIAFR, encoded by the coding sequence ATGAGCCAGTCGTGGGTCTTCTGGGCCTTCCTCTCGGCGTTGTTTGCCGCGGCCACCAGCTTGCTGGGCAAGCTCGGTATCAGCGGCATCAGCTCCGATGTGGGCGCCTTTGTGCGCACTCTGGTCGTGGTGCCCGCCATGGCCATGGTGCTGTGGGCCACCGGCCAGTTTTCGCAAACGCAAGAGTGGACACCGCGCAATCTCATCCTGCTGGCCTTGTCCGGCCTGGCCACGGCGGCTTCCTGGTTGGCCTTCTACCGCGCCCTCAGCACTGGGCAAGCCGCCCAAGTCGTCTCTGTCGACAAGCTGAGTGTTGTCTTCGTGGCCCTCTTCGGTGTTGTGCTGCTGGGCGAAAAGCTCACTACCCTAAACTGGCTCGGCATTGTGCTCGTAGCTGCAGGCACTTTCCTGATCGCATTCCGCTAA
- a CDS encoding thioredoxin domain-containing protein yields MTNRLAHANSPYLLQHKDNPVDWYPWGAEALTRAKAEDKPIFLSIGYAACHWCHVMAHESFEDPAVAAFMNEHFVNIKVDREERPDIDGIYMGAVVAMTGSGGWPMSVFLTPDGEPFLGGTYFPPVARHNLPSFMDALRHVQRIWSEERDKVIENGRIITQHLQPPSSAAAEEHSVSADALSQAVMALAQAYDWRHGGWGQAPKFPQPMTIDFLLARATHGDQLALDMARHALQSMALGGMYDVVGGGFARYSVDNYWRVPHFEKMLYDNALLARAYLHGYLVTQDEDMRRVCERTLDFVARELRDAGGGFYSSLDADSEGEEGKFYVWSLAEITASLGTPLAELVIAAYGVSAAGNFEGHNVLQRVKSDAELAQQFGLEAAAVRAQLDSAHSTLLAARSPRVRPGTDDKVLTAWNGLMLIAYAEAARYLKRPDYLQIAQANADFLLRELYEGSRLLRSWRAGQAAHNAYLEDYAALTLGLLALYQSDGDVRWYAAAEKLAGEFTQHFADPAGGFFDTRDDHEALIARPKDQQDNATPSGNSLAALALLQLHAYSGNSAWYESASRMLAAMQASAARYPTAFAQWLHASNWLLAGGREIAILGEDAEALTSTLWSAWRPFDVAAIAVSSPAPAGSPALLDQRPLKDGRATAYVCRNFACQLPVNTAGELASQLAAS; encoded by the coding sequence ATGACAAACCGACTCGCCCACGCCAACTCGCCCTACCTGCTGCAGCACAAAGACAACCCAGTGGATTGGTATCCCTGGGGCGCTGAGGCGCTGACGCGCGCCAAGGCAGAAGACAAGCCCATCTTCCTGAGCATTGGCTATGCCGCCTGCCACTGGTGCCATGTGATGGCGCATGAATCCTTCGAGGACCCGGCGGTAGCTGCCTTCATGAACGAACACTTTGTGAATATCAAAGTGGATCGCGAAGAGCGCCCCGATATTGACGGCATCTATATGGGCGCGGTGGTGGCGATGACTGGCTCCGGCGGCTGGCCGATGAGCGTATTCCTAACGCCGGATGGCGAACCCTTCCTGGGCGGCACCTACTTCCCACCGGTGGCGCGCCACAACCTACCCTCCTTCATGGACGCCTTGCGCCACGTGCAGCGCATCTGGAGCGAGGAGCGCGACAAGGTGATCGAGAACGGGCGCATCATTACCCAGCATCTGCAGCCCCCCAGCAGCGCCGCCGCCGAAGAGCACAGCGTGAGCGCGGATGCGCTTAGCCAGGCCGTGATGGCGCTGGCCCAAGCCTACGACTGGCGGCATGGCGGCTGGGGCCAGGCGCCCAAGTTTCCGCAGCCGATGACGATTGACTTCCTGCTGGCGCGTGCCACCCATGGCGACCAGTTAGCACTGGATATGGCGCGCCACGCCCTGCAAAGCATGGCGCTGGGCGGCATGTACGATGTGGTCGGTGGCGGCTTTGCCCGCTACAGCGTAGACAATTACTGGCGTGTGCCCCACTTTGAAAAAATGCTATATGACAACGCCTTGTTAGCACGCGCCTACTTGCACGGCTATCTGGTCACGCAGGATGAAGACATGCGCCGGGTGTGCGAGCGCACGCTGGATTTTGTGGCGCGTGAATTGCGGGATGCTGGCGGCGGCTTCTACAGCAGCCTGGATGCTGACTCCGAAGGCGAAGAAGGTAAGTTCTATGTATGGAGTTTGGCGGAGATCACGGCCAGCCTGGGTACGCCGCTGGCCGAGCTGGTCATCGCCGCCTACGGCGTGAGCGCCGCCGGCAACTTTGAGGGCCACAACGTGCTGCAACGCGTCAAGAGCGATGCCGAGCTAGCCCAGCAATTTGGGCTGGAGGCTGCCGCGGTGCGCGCACAACTGGATAGCGCGCACAGCACGCTGCTGGCGGCACGCAGCCCGCGGGTACGCCCAGGCACGGACGACAAGGTGCTCACCGCCTGGAACGGCTTGATGCTAATCGCCTACGCCGAGGCAGCCCGCTACCTGAAGAGGCCCGACTATTTGCAGATTGCCCAGGCCAATGCAGATTTTCTGCTGCGCGAACTGTATGAGGGCAGCCGTCTGCTGCGCTCGTGGCGTGCCGGCCAGGCAGCCCACAATGCCTATTTGGAAGATTACGCCGCGCTCACGCTGGGCTTGCTGGCCCTGTATCAAAGCGATGGCGATGTGCGCTGGTATGCCGCTGCCGAAAAGCTGGCCGGGGAATTCACGCAGCACTTCGCTGACCCGGCGGGCGGCTTCTTCGACACGCGGGATGACCATGAAGCGCTGATAGCACGCCCCAAGGATCAGCAAGACAATGCCACCCCCAGCGGCAATTCACTGGCTGCACTGGCCTTGCTGCAGCTACACGCCTATAGTGGCAACTCGGCCTGGTACGAAAGCGCCAGCCGTATGCTGGCGGCGATGCAGGCCAGCGCAGCACGCTACCCCACCGCGTTTGCCCAGTGGCTACACGCAAGCAACTGGCTTTTAGCTGGCGGCCGCGAGATCGCCATCCTGGGCGAGGACGCCGAGGCGCTCACCAGTACACTGTGGAGTGCATGGCGTCCGTTTGATGTGGCCGCCATTGCGGTCAGCAGCCCGGCGCCAGCGGGCAGCCCGGCGTTGCTAGACCAACGCCCGCTCAAGGATGGCAGGGCAACAGCCTATGTGTGCCGCAATTTTGCCTGCCAACTGCCAGTGAATACAGCTGGCGAACTGGCCAGCCAGCTAGCCGCTAGCTGA
- the rpiA gene encoding ribose-5-phosphate isomerase RpiA → MSTNAYKQAAAEAAVQLVESGMVVGLGHGSTVQFALEALAARVQTGALHDITGIPCSKHTEAEATRLGIPLGTIEDYASIDLTLDGADEVDPALNLIKGGGGALLREKIVAQISQREVIMVDEGKLSDALGRNFALPVEVLPFAIRQAQDFITSLGAEPRLRQRDGQPVLSDQGNYLLDCHFGPIEDVHTLARQLEGRAGIVEHGLFLGLTTDLFVAGAAGVRHQRRG, encoded by the coding sequence ATGAGCACAAACGCGTACAAGCAAGCCGCGGCCGAAGCGGCGGTTCAGTTGGTCGAAAGTGGCATGGTGGTCGGGCTGGGGCACGGTAGCACGGTGCAGTTTGCACTCGAAGCGCTGGCCGCCCGCGTGCAAACAGGCGCGCTGCATGACATCACCGGCATCCCTTGCTCCAAGCACACCGAAGCCGAAGCCACGCGCCTGGGCATCCCCCTCGGCACTATCGAAGACTATGCTAGCATCGACCTGACGCTGGATGGCGCCGACGAAGTAGACCCGGCGCTCAACCTCATCAAAGGTGGCGGCGGCGCGTTGCTACGCGAAAAGATTGTGGCGCAAATCAGCCAGCGTGAAGTCATCATGGTGGATGAGGGCAAACTTTCCGATGCGCTTGGGCGTAATTTCGCCTTGCCCGTCGAGGTGCTGCCCTTTGCCATCCGCCAGGCGCAAGACTTCATCACCAGCCTGGGCGCTGAGCCGCGCCTGCGCCAGCGTGATGGACAGCCCGTGCTGAGCGACCAGGGCAACTACCTGCTTGACTGTCACTTTGGCCCGATTGAAGACGTGCACACCTTAGCGCGCCAGCTTGAAGGGCGCGCTGGTATTGTTGAACATGGGCTATTTTTAGGATTGACCACAGATTTATTCGTGGCCGGCGCCGCAGGCGTGCGCCACCAGCGCAGGGGCTAG